One region of Mangifera indica cultivar Alphonso chromosome 3, CATAS_Mindica_2.1, whole genome shotgun sequence genomic DNA includes:
- the LOC123211942 gene encoding ubiquitin carboxyl-terminal hydrolase 9-like isoform X1, giving the protein MVIKAKNIFTERRLKTAVNLFVLQTVGRYKRVRFRKPEKDKIAENTTEAISKMTIRDSSVLMMENAGSCLPCTPDEERQIVQDLTNQSQIHLKEGNLYYLISTSWYKIWERHVGGDEPLIDKLSSDSQRLDGVSSERPGPIDNSDLIENGNGTEGDSLELRRNLVEGQDYVLVPQQIWEKLFHWYKGGPALPRKMICVGTRSEKIVEVYPLSLHLIDSRDNSQSIIKLSKKASIRELYENVCKLKGIKNEKACIWDYFNKQKQSESPLNGMDQTLDDAMLQMDQHILLEVQVDGGYSSHFDMDSTGNELALVPLEPSRSSLTVAGGPTMSNGQSTGYRFNQYQGSSLGPALTDTDEGFDSYNTVKKGERGGLAGLQNLGNTCFMNSALQCLVHTPRLVDYFLQDYSDEINTKNPLGMHGELAIAFGELLRKLWSSGRTTIAPRAFKGKLARFAPQFSGYNQHDSQELLAFLLDGLHEDLNRVKQKPYIEMKDSDGRPDEEVANECWINHKARNDSLIVDVFQGQYKSTLVCPVCNKISITFDPFMYLTLPLPSTVTRSMTVTVFYADGSTLPMPFTVTVMKHGCCKDLISALSTVCCLKSDESLLLAEVYNHQIFKFFENPAEMLNSIKDEECIVAYRFDRKETGKVKIQIVNRWSEKSSSDYLKGGERKLFGAPLVTYLEEDCLSGFDIDNAVSRMLSPLRRTYSSVKAHKGEENGFLAEADDEPSNSCDQPMETAELEDSPSRELSFQLSQSDHKITNWKPIKKDTIIKPGQHIKVLLDWTDKVRELYDPSFLEDLPEVHKTGFTVKKTRQEAISLFSCLDAFLTEEPLGPDDMWYCPCCKEHRQATKKLDLWTLPDVLVFHLKRFSYSRYMKNKLDTFVNFPIHNLDLSKYLKSRSGESYVYDLYAISNHYGGLGGGHYTAYAKLIDENRWYHFDDGHVSHINEADIKTSAAYVLFYRRVKGESMVGMGETSQSHSC; this is encoded by the exons TTGGAAGATATAAAAGAGTGCGTTTTAGGAAACCGGAGAAAGACAAAATCGCTGAAAATACGACG GAAGCAATATCTAAAATGACGATTCGTGATTCTTCGGTTTTGATGATGGAGAACGCAGGGAGTTGCTTGCCTTGCACGCCCGACGAAGAGAGACAGATCGTACAAGACTTGACTAATCAATCTCAGATTCATTTGAAAGAAGGCAACTTGTACTACCTAATTTCAACGAG CTGGTATAAAATTTGGGAGAGGCACGTTGGTGGTGATGAACCTTTGATTGACAAGCTGTCGTCTGATTCTCAACGTTTGGATGGGGTTTCTTCAGAGAGGCCCGGACCCATTGATAATTCTGATTTAATAGAAAATGGTAATGGCACTGAAGGTGATTCTCTAGAGCTTCGTAGAAATTTGGTGGAGGGGCAGGACTATGTTTTAGTTCCTCAACAAATCTGGGAAAAGCTTTTTCATTG GTACAAAGGAGGCCCAGCATTGCCAAGAAAGATGATTTGTGTGGGCACTAGGAGTGAGAAGATAGTTGAGGTTTATCCACTTTCTCTCCATTTGATTGATTCTAGAGACAACAGTCaatcaatcataaaattaagcaaaaag GCTTCTATACGTGAACTTTATGAGAATGTCTGTAAATTAAAAGgaataaagaatgaaaag GCTTGCATTTGGGATTACTTCAATAAGCAAAAACAGTCAGAATCACCATTGAATGGTATGGATCAAACGCTGGATGATGCAATGCTGCAAATGGACCAACAT ATTCTTCTGGAGGTTCAAGTAGATGGAGGATATTCTTCTCACTTTGACATGGATTCCACTGGAAATGAGCTAGCTTTGGTACCCCTAGAACCATCAAGGTCATCCCTAACAGTTGCTGGGGGGCCTACCATGTCAAATGGTCAGTCAACAGGTTATAGATTTAATCAGTATCAGGGTAGTTCATTGGGCCCAGCATTAACAGATACGGATGAAGGATTTGACTCTTATAACACTGTTAAAAAAGGAGAGAGGGGAGGTCTGGCTGGATTACAAAATCTGGGAAATACTTGCTTTATGAATAGTGCCCTTCAATGTTTAGTCCACACGCCTCGTCTTGTTGACTACTTTTTGCAAGATTACAGTGATGAGATTAACACTAAAAATCCTTTAGGAATGCAT GGTGAGCTTGCAATTGCATTTGGTGAGTTGTTGAGGAAATTGTGGTCCTCTGGGCGAACTACAATTGCACCCCGTGCTTTCAAGGGAAAACTTGCTCGATTTGCTCCCCAATTCAGTGGTTACAACCAGCATGATTCTCAG GAACTTCTTGCCTTCTTATTGGATGGCTTGCATGAAGATTTGAATCGTGTCAAACAAAAGCCTTACATTGAAATGAAGGACTCAGATGGTCGACCAGATGAGGAAGTGGCAAATGAGTGTTGGATAAATCATAAGGCTCGCAATGATTCTTTGATTGTGGATGTCTTTCaa GGTCAATATAAGTCTACACTGGTTTGCCCAGTTTgcaacaaaatttcaattacttttgatccTTTTATGTACCTGACATTGCCACTACCTTCAACTGTCACTCGGTCAATGACAGTAACTGTGTTTTATGCTGATGGAAGTACTCTCCCAATGCCATTCACCGTGACAGTAATGAAGCATGGCTGCTGTAAAGATCTCATTTCTGCTTTGAGTACTGTGTGCTGCCTGAAGAGTGATGAAAGCCTTCTGTTAGCAGAG GTCTATaatcatcaaatttttaaatttttcgaGAACCCTGCAGAAATgctaaattcaataaaagatGAAGAGTGTATTGTGGCCTACCGTTTTGATAGAAAAGAGACAGGAAaagtgaaaatacaaattgtGAACCGATGGTCAGAAAA ATCTTCATCTGATTATCTGAAGGGTGGTGAGAGGAAACTTTTTGGAGCTCCTCTGGTTACATACTTAGAAGAAGATTGTTTGAGTGGATTTGACATTGATAATGCTGTGTCTAGAATGCTATCACCTTTGAGAAGAACATATTCTTCAGTTAAAGCTCATAAGGGTGAGGAAAATGGCTTTCTTGCTGAAGCTGATGATGAACCATCAAATAGCTGTGACCAGCCGATGGAGACTGCAGAACTAGAGGATTCACCCAGCCGGGAGTTATCCTTCCAGCTTTCTCAAAGTGATCATAAGATTACTAACTGGAAGCCCATCAAGAAGGATACTATTATAAAACCTGGGCAACATATAAAGGTGCTGCTGGATTGGACTGATAAAGTGCGTGAATTATATGATCCCAGCTTCTTGGAGGATCTTCCAGAGGTACACAAGACGGGTTTCACTGTGAAGAAAACACGGCAAGAAGCTATCTCCTTATTTTCATGTCTGGATGCATTTTTGACGGAAGAACCTCTGGGGCCTGATGACATGTG GTATTGCCCCTGTTGCAAGGAACATAGACAAGCCACCAAGAAGCTAGATTTGTGGACATTGCCTGATGTGCTTGTCTTTCACTTAAAGAGGTTCTCATACAGCAGATACATGAAGAACAAACTTGACACCTTTGTGAATTTTCCAATTCACAATCTTGACTTGAGTAAGTACCTGAAAAGCAGGAGTGGTGAATCTTATGTGTATGACCTATATGCCATCAGCAACCATTATGGTGGTCTAGGTGGTGGACACTACACTGCTTATGCCAAG TTAATTGATGAGAATAGATGGTACCATTTTGA
- the LOC123211942 gene encoding ubiquitin carboxyl-terminal hydrolase 9-like isoform X2: protein MDAGFGRYKRVRFRKPEKDKIAENTTEAISKMTIRDSSVLMMENAGSCLPCTPDEERQIVQDLTNQSQIHLKEGNLYYLISTSWYKIWERHVGGDEPLIDKLSSDSQRLDGVSSERPGPIDNSDLIENGNGTEGDSLELRRNLVEGQDYVLVPQQIWEKLFHWYKGGPALPRKMICVGTRSEKIVEVYPLSLHLIDSRDNSQSIIKLSKKASIRELYENVCKLKGIKNEKACIWDYFNKQKQSESPLNGMDQTLDDAMLQMDQHILLEVQVDGGYSSHFDMDSTGNELALVPLEPSRSSLTVAGGPTMSNGQSTGYRFNQYQGSSLGPALTDTDEGFDSYNTVKKGERGGLAGLQNLGNTCFMNSALQCLVHTPRLVDYFLQDYSDEINTKNPLGMHGELAIAFGELLRKLWSSGRTTIAPRAFKGKLARFAPQFSGYNQHDSQELLAFLLDGLHEDLNRVKQKPYIEMKDSDGRPDEEVANECWINHKARNDSLIVDVFQGQYKSTLVCPVCNKISITFDPFMYLTLPLPSTVTRSMTVTVFYADGSTLPMPFTVTVMKHGCCKDLISALSTVCCLKSDESLLLAEVYNHQIFKFFENPAEMLNSIKDEECIVAYRFDRKETGKVKIQIVNRWSEKSSSDYLKGGERKLFGAPLVTYLEEDCLSGFDIDNAVSRMLSPLRRTYSSVKAHKGEENGFLAEADDEPSNSCDQPMETAELEDSPSRELSFQLSQSDHKITNWKPIKKDTIIKPGQHIKVLLDWTDKVRELYDPSFLEDLPEVHKTGFTVKKTRQEAISLFSCLDAFLTEEPLGPDDMWYCPCCKEHRQATKKLDLWTLPDVLVFHLKRFSYSRYMKNKLDTFVNFPIHNLDLSKYLKSRSGESYVYDLYAISNHYGGLGGGHYTAYAKLIDENRWYHFDDGHVSHINEADIKTSAAYVLFYRRVKGESMVGMGETSQSHSC from the exons ATGGATGCAGGAT TTGGAAGATATAAAAGAGTGCGTTTTAGGAAACCGGAGAAAGACAAAATCGCTGAAAATACGACG GAAGCAATATCTAAAATGACGATTCGTGATTCTTCGGTTTTGATGATGGAGAACGCAGGGAGTTGCTTGCCTTGCACGCCCGACGAAGAGAGACAGATCGTACAAGACTTGACTAATCAATCTCAGATTCATTTGAAAGAAGGCAACTTGTACTACCTAATTTCAACGAG CTGGTATAAAATTTGGGAGAGGCACGTTGGTGGTGATGAACCTTTGATTGACAAGCTGTCGTCTGATTCTCAACGTTTGGATGGGGTTTCTTCAGAGAGGCCCGGACCCATTGATAATTCTGATTTAATAGAAAATGGTAATGGCACTGAAGGTGATTCTCTAGAGCTTCGTAGAAATTTGGTGGAGGGGCAGGACTATGTTTTAGTTCCTCAACAAATCTGGGAAAAGCTTTTTCATTG GTACAAAGGAGGCCCAGCATTGCCAAGAAAGATGATTTGTGTGGGCACTAGGAGTGAGAAGATAGTTGAGGTTTATCCACTTTCTCTCCATTTGATTGATTCTAGAGACAACAGTCaatcaatcataaaattaagcaaaaag GCTTCTATACGTGAACTTTATGAGAATGTCTGTAAATTAAAAGgaataaagaatgaaaag GCTTGCATTTGGGATTACTTCAATAAGCAAAAACAGTCAGAATCACCATTGAATGGTATGGATCAAACGCTGGATGATGCAATGCTGCAAATGGACCAACAT ATTCTTCTGGAGGTTCAAGTAGATGGAGGATATTCTTCTCACTTTGACATGGATTCCACTGGAAATGAGCTAGCTTTGGTACCCCTAGAACCATCAAGGTCATCCCTAACAGTTGCTGGGGGGCCTACCATGTCAAATGGTCAGTCAACAGGTTATAGATTTAATCAGTATCAGGGTAGTTCATTGGGCCCAGCATTAACAGATACGGATGAAGGATTTGACTCTTATAACACTGTTAAAAAAGGAGAGAGGGGAGGTCTGGCTGGATTACAAAATCTGGGAAATACTTGCTTTATGAATAGTGCCCTTCAATGTTTAGTCCACACGCCTCGTCTTGTTGACTACTTTTTGCAAGATTACAGTGATGAGATTAACACTAAAAATCCTTTAGGAATGCAT GGTGAGCTTGCAATTGCATTTGGTGAGTTGTTGAGGAAATTGTGGTCCTCTGGGCGAACTACAATTGCACCCCGTGCTTTCAAGGGAAAACTTGCTCGATTTGCTCCCCAATTCAGTGGTTACAACCAGCATGATTCTCAG GAACTTCTTGCCTTCTTATTGGATGGCTTGCATGAAGATTTGAATCGTGTCAAACAAAAGCCTTACATTGAAATGAAGGACTCAGATGGTCGACCAGATGAGGAAGTGGCAAATGAGTGTTGGATAAATCATAAGGCTCGCAATGATTCTTTGATTGTGGATGTCTTTCaa GGTCAATATAAGTCTACACTGGTTTGCCCAGTTTgcaacaaaatttcaattacttttgatccTTTTATGTACCTGACATTGCCACTACCTTCAACTGTCACTCGGTCAATGACAGTAACTGTGTTTTATGCTGATGGAAGTACTCTCCCAATGCCATTCACCGTGACAGTAATGAAGCATGGCTGCTGTAAAGATCTCATTTCTGCTTTGAGTACTGTGTGCTGCCTGAAGAGTGATGAAAGCCTTCTGTTAGCAGAG GTCTATaatcatcaaatttttaaatttttcgaGAACCCTGCAGAAATgctaaattcaataaaagatGAAGAGTGTATTGTGGCCTACCGTTTTGATAGAAAAGAGACAGGAAaagtgaaaatacaaattgtGAACCGATGGTCAGAAAA ATCTTCATCTGATTATCTGAAGGGTGGTGAGAGGAAACTTTTTGGAGCTCCTCTGGTTACATACTTAGAAGAAGATTGTTTGAGTGGATTTGACATTGATAATGCTGTGTCTAGAATGCTATCACCTTTGAGAAGAACATATTCTTCAGTTAAAGCTCATAAGGGTGAGGAAAATGGCTTTCTTGCTGAAGCTGATGATGAACCATCAAATAGCTGTGACCAGCCGATGGAGACTGCAGAACTAGAGGATTCACCCAGCCGGGAGTTATCCTTCCAGCTTTCTCAAAGTGATCATAAGATTACTAACTGGAAGCCCATCAAGAAGGATACTATTATAAAACCTGGGCAACATATAAAGGTGCTGCTGGATTGGACTGATAAAGTGCGTGAATTATATGATCCCAGCTTCTTGGAGGATCTTCCAGAGGTACACAAGACGGGTTTCACTGTGAAGAAAACACGGCAAGAAGCTATCTCCTTATTTTCATGTCTGGATGCATTTTTGACGGAAGAACCTCTGGGGCCTGATGACATGTG GTATTGCCCCTGTTGCAAGGAACATAGACAAGCCACCAAGAAGCTAGATTTGTGGACATTGCCTGATGTGCTTGTCTTTCACTTAAAGAGGTTCTCATACAGCAGATACATGAAGAACAAACTTGACACCTTTGTGAATTTTCCAATTCACAATCTTGACTTGAGTAAGTACCTGAAAAGCAGGAGTGGTGAATCTTATGTGTATGACCTATATGCCATCAGCAACCATTATGGTGGTCTAGGTGGTGGACACTACACTGCTTATGCCAAG TTAATTGATGAGAATAGATGGTACCATTTTGA